A stretch of the bacterium genome encodes the following:
- a CDS encoding FAD-binding oxidoreductase, whose product MTAYLEKLKDILKGDVEHSHDILDYYSTDGSIFQIKPEVVVYPKDTLDIQNLVRYVNELARAGHKISVTPRGKGTDQAGGPLNDGAILDTTRYMNHILEVGPDFVRVEPGVRYGELQAGLKKLGRYLPPYPASIELCTVGGAVANNSAGEKTVKYGATRKYVESLKVVLANGELVQTAPLNGYEVGAKKRQENFEGDIYRALDDLLVHNWELIKETRPHVSKNSTGYALAEVDRYNRFDLGQLLTGSQGTLGIITEITLKTAPVPQKVALLVGYFRDIHEAGAATLKLLHLKPSALEIVDKNLIMLVNEQNPDLLVGLVPAELPSIVLLAEFDDPEPGLIKKKVKAAKTILEKHTYHWVEKEKPEDQARLWKLRRSAAAVMWTIPGVAKALPIIEDGTVNAALLPDFFEKAYELFKKYDLQIAVWGHAGDADLHMQPFMNLSSEKDRKKIFDLTDDFYKMVIELGGTTSGEHNDGLMRSPWLKELYGEEMYRLFERVKKIFDPHGILNPGKKTGVSLEQLKKLLRDEYSMKHLVADKEQVNR is encoded by the coding sequence ATGACTGCCTACCTCGAAAAACTGAAAGATATCCTCAAAGGCGATGTCGAGCACTCCCACGATATTTTAGACTACTATTCCACTGACGGAAGTATTTTTCAGATCAAACCAGAAGTAGTCGTTTACCCGAAAGACACCCTGGACATCCAAAACTTAGTTCGCTATGTCAATGAGCTGGCGAGGGCAGGGCACAAAATTTCTGTTACCCCTAGAGGTAAAGGTACTGATCAAGCCGGAGGCCCACTCAACGACGGGGCCATTCTTGATACGACCCGTTACATGAATCACATCCTTGAAGTGGGTCCTGATTTTGTTCGAGTCGAGCCGGGAGTGCGCTATGGAGAACTTCAAGCGGGTTTGAAAAAACTTGGCCGTTATTTACCACCCTACCCAGCCTCAATTGAGCTCTGTACGGTTGGTGGGGCAGTAGCGAACAACTCGGCTGGGGAAAAGACAGTCAAGTACGGTGCGACCAGAAAATATGTTGAATCACTCAAAGTTGTTTTGGCCAACGGGGAGTTGGTTCAAACTGCTCCTTTAAATGGCTATGAGGTTGGAGCCAAAAAAAGGCAAGAAAATTTTGAAGGAGATATCTATCGAGCGCTCGACGATCTGCTTGTTCACAACTGGGAATTGATCAAGGAGACCCGTCCACATGTCAGCAAAAATTCTACTGGCTATGCTCTTGCTGAGGTTGACCGCTACAACCGTTTTGATCTCGGGCAACTGCTCACCGGCTCGCAAGGAACGCTGGGTATTATCACCGAAATCACTTTAAAGACTGCTCCAGTGCCTCAAAAAGTGGCTCTTTTGGTTGGTTACTTTCGCGACATTCATGAAGCTGGGGCCGCAACCCTGAAACTGCTCCACCTCAAACCAAGTGCTCTTGAGATCGTCGACAAAAACTTGATCATGCTTGTCAACGAACAGAATCCTGATTTATTAGTTGGTCTAGTTCCGGCTGAACTACCCTCGATTGTCCTGCTCGCCGAATTTGATGATCCGGAGCCTGGGCTGATCAAGAAAAAAGTCAAAGCGGCGAAAACTATTTTGGAAAAACACACCTATCACTGGGTCGAAAAAGAAAAACCGGAGGATCAAGCTAGACTCTGGAAACTGCGCAGAAGTGCTGCGGCAGTGATGTGGACAATACCGGGGGTAGCGAAAGCCCTACCTATTATAGAAGACGGCACGGTCAATGCCGCCTTGCTACCTGATTTTTTTGAGAAAGCCTACGAACTCTTTAAAAAATACGACCTGCAAATTGCAGTTTGGGGACACGCCGGAGATGCCGATCTCCATATGCAACCTTTTATGAATTTGAGTAGTGAAAAAGATCGAAAGAAAATTTTTGATCTGACGGATGATTTTTACAAAATGGTGATTGAATTGGGTGGGACGACTTCGGGTGAACACAATGATGGCTTGATGCGCTCACCCTGGTTGAAAGAATTGTACGGAGAAGAAATGTACCGACTTTTTGAGCGTGTCAAAAAAATCTTTGATCCTCATGGAATCTTAAACCCAGGCAAAAAAACCGGTGTCAGCTTGGAACAATTAAAAAAGCTTTTGCGCGACGAGTACTCAATGAAGCACTTAGTTGCCGACAAAGAACAAGTTAACCGCTGA
- a CDS encoding DUF4147 domain-containing protein: MYLFGIGKGSFDAVVELENLLEDRLKDGVVIDVRVGALKKVQPFAGTHPEPSEKNVAATEKIIQLLKESNEKSLVLFVIAGGGSALMTAPYKISVERKAEISKALMEAEADIRQLNVVRKHLSEIKGGRLAKLAYRAKIVSLIFSDVPGNDLSTIASGATVLDQSTSEEAEKILKKRGVWDKLKLEGLEFSETPKEEKYFEKVSNIIMQDPASVVGAMARKAGELGWKIKILGTDLEGEAGELGLKLLNSAQAGEVLLASGESSVEVAAAGVGGRNQHLVLANLKNIKEGQVIIAAASDGHDHSDSAGAVGDETSLKRAEDLGLNPDEFLARADSFEFFQRLGDSLETGLLESNVSDFYLVISP, encoded by the coding sequence ATTTATTTATTCGGTATTGGCAAAGGTTCTTTTGACGCGGTGGTCGAACTAGAAAATTTACTTGAAGACAGATTGAAGGATGGGGTAGTTATTGATGTCCGGGTCGGTGCGCTAAAGAAAGTTCAACCTTTCGCTGGAACTCATCCCGAACCGAGTGAAAAAAATGTAGCCGCAACCGAGAAAATCATTCAACTACTCAAAGAAAGTAATGAAAAAAGCCTAGTCCTTTTTGTTATTGCTGGGGGAGGATCAGCTCTGATGACTGCTCCTTACAAAATTTCAGTTGAGAGAAAAGCCGAGATCTCAAAAGCCTTGATGGAGGCAGAAGCTGATATCCGGCAGCTCAATGTCGTCAGAAAACACCTCTCGGAGATAAAGGGAGGTCGACTGGCTAAACTTGCTTACCGAGCAAAAATAGTCTCTTTGATTTTTTCCGATGTACCGGGGAACGATCTTTCTACTATTGCTTCGGGAGCCACGGTTTTGGATCAGTCGACTTCTGAGGAAGCAGAAAAGATATTAAAAAAACGCGGGGTCTGGGATAAATTGAAATTGGAGGGACTGGAATTTTCCGAAACACCAAAAGAAGAAAAGTATTTTGAGAAAGTCAGCAACATAATCATGCAAGACCCGGCCAGTGTCGTCGGCGCGATGGCCCGCAAGGCCGGGGAACTAGGTTGGAAAATAAAAATTTTGGGAACGGATTTGGAGGGTGAAGCAGGGGAATTAGGCTTGAAATTACTTAACAGCGCTCAAGCCGGAGAAGTACTACTGGCTAGTGGTGAGAGTAGTGTTGAAGTGGCTGCTGCCGGAGTGGGAGGACGCAACCAACATCTAGTTTTGGCTAACCTAAAAAATATTAAAGAGGGCCAAGTCATCATTGCGGCAGCAAGCGATGGTCACGATCACTCTGATTCTGCCGGAGCAGTCGGAGATGAAACTTCGTTAAAACGAGCTGAGGACTTAGGATTGAACCCGGATGAGTTTCTTGCCCGAGCCGATTCTTTTGAATTTTTCCAAAGACTAGGGGACAGTCTTGAGACTGGATTACTGGAGTCAAATGTCTCTGATTTTTATCTCGTTATCAGCCCCTGA